In Leishmania mexicana MHOM/GT/2001/U1103 complete genome, chromosome 20, one genomic interval encodes:
- a CDS encoding putative phosphatidylinositol 3 kinase: protein MESKGGVGSSNGSGGTSSNRHPLIGQLRPIFQELESATPQTLPSIILKLEYVIEEEKDALFHRNSIKSYTANARTFPNWLNAQLRHLFEHPQTHMAGVQVLRALLPVEYVELNEMTKLFSELLVRCVLETADYKTALEGGEVWGLLLNNGSSVAEGIIINCLQFSLALLMRGGNDETFLREDVSHHSVDSEATVRSAMSPLVDSSRQGENAALLDDDRFPKATKLSGCIFIQQLVRRVPSTIAPHVNSILECLRRAILDSNKLVRVSGGDALFHTLAISYRSTDQKFYSHWQNTFLEDAERSVMYGSDVVLHGCLLAFNAVLSATASREAEGRAVGFSNQGRKHILQFWTFINDNLVSTSHNSDVRAEVLNALPLLAQYDSTTFKELSVKHVRALAAVVFVGTEGKDERAMVFQVLARLFTVLPSLVVPFLDFMMKYIEASLTPQPLRDRCPEAVTCFATLSSVEPNAVRPFLRPLLGPLFAGSVTEHFARDVAKICTAFPELRSTCLSKVLEATKEQLLRMRNRPRHTSASGETDHCAIVRSLNSLGRLDFTGYSTLQFLCDAVIRYVSDPHEEVRRSAIDLCFKLTLSGCSQSPCERTAVGVVIHRGREHVGLVNTVIRKLVSAAVADTESDIRLHTLEHLSTEFDYSLALQDICTALFPALHDHHQNRIAAVRLLGRLSSRNPSCILPMLRCVMVQCIMDIQLFHEPKRQEQAAVVLSAVVESAPAMARPYISSLLQDCVTRLQEENKPVPVITALLSLVGKLARYAENDDVAVVAAIRPCVIRHILDSSSIQKKIEAIRALGDIIRTTKDVDVYETNPELLRVLLSALHGGFKETWPVRVDVLKLMGIIGAVDPVRAKEITRHLRDGSLSSSGAAAPAALQLFSSRGEEAIAQNVVKNVLGVLQLPSLSDDQCLCAVQVIANTLSLKEAASGCLTPMYRDILHTVIQQITLQAKIRENLFGVMTHIVYLYGQHIRPYLDELISTCVGFLPAAERGVLVEILCLLREGRRSLREEFSPSLSLVLPPLIQTVQADAAHSSEPVFAFLIEMGHLLDDHLHNVVPCVCEVASNPAYPVACRAAAADAIRHFALRLPRLVFHASRCVHCLCRVLREMESHPLLFEQQPGASADAAQRRPAADLAAGGDTTASDVRSFVAVTLDAVRVVSRNLGSDFEKYTPLVFPLLDGYGQDGQDVKAFSLSTLRTSGRVAAPENAQAQEEEVAARYRVNTQQLAQRRKAALEDNFAQLRSILVARDRETEEEWNLWLKQLAVELLRSSPSNAHGFAFALAQLHEPFARQMLHSAFAVCYAEMEPRTKETVRALLGNVLRSDRVPSEVLQELLNLSEYMERLEMRFNPKEGSHSTYAGLLFDLKTLMESSERCNLYAKALHYVEIQFYEATYEYERNVMRGHVHPLPPEKWSKLVQWCEKSIYLCNLLGLRESAEGMLKYIQRNFSFLTGKPPSELPFMMDAQLLEKLQWWSQSLRAYEKGLQAEPNKFSNMVGLMRSLDNLGDYGRLLESWKLFHPRITRKEASELAPYGAHAAWLLRCWDDMEKITAYMTDDGYVGTTAVFYRAVLATHKLQFHDAVPVIQNCRKRLDSTLSALVAESYDRAYGLFVGIQQLSELEEFAFVADNPQGLNHWQELWEKRLAAMAYEGWPGTLANHTLVIPLAQELEMWLRFVSLSRVHGRDRTSRDILFELLGRQTIAAALEQPRLPQPPIALAACQHFYDINEREKAVELLETYLKKMDQASPSLLGIGGGQASLAMCHAKLASWLFTVAKKKRQNVDAHYREYIRHHLEKATSLDSTNGTIWHTWARFNHDLVTHRSRGAASEVRRDEHVKHIVAAMDGYVRSVSCSQELEDMLGFLSLWFIHAALPQVQENAALQAEILQVSPTVWLKVLPQIIARLHSRDAVVSESVFQLLTIVAKAHPQALLYNLNVTLNSSVRGTESNTTEQMERKQAAQRLLGRIKEMHNHGRTMVKDAALVCQELVRCAVLWTELWFDELERAWFQWGRDKNAHNVFLALQPLLEQLSHPNTLAESHFVAEFGELLGGACEYVEKAASTGNNVYMEDAWNRFKTAVKRMDEQINGMTSLALQLVSPRLMQSGKDLSLVVPGQYNEAGVYPRIASFQTTLRVMNSKQHPRRLYMTGTDGVLYKFLLKGHEDLRLDERVMQLLAFVNTLLEKHSAIQRRDCMIQVFSVTPLSENAGLVGWVDNCDTLHQLIKDYRVHSKYLSIEMNLMLSFNVDLDRLQVIQHVEPFEFALEQTEGADLANSLWMRAPSAESWLDRRTTYVCSLATMSMVGHILGLGDRHPSNLMIHSFSGRVVHIDFGDCFDVAQNRSAFPEKVPFRLTRMLVKAMEMGGIDGLFRHGCITVMGVLREEGSSILALLEAFVHDPLVSWWRDESEDGTTASSAVASAAQSSSMPSAVPAAALGHYSQRAAYTAIGESFHKSRTAFACRTPASRSLAPRGRSLRAPQASIVSSPSAPPALVSDPSSDILSNMSVNQTSEAKKVVNRIREKLEGREFAASQLQASASAHAADGVGVAMKGPADEGPMTSVRLGSAASAAPMTSGEDGLSVQAQVSRLISEATSNENLCVHFQGWCPFW, encoded by the coding sequence ATGGAGTCTAAAGGTGGCGTAGGCAGTAGcaatggcagcggcggcacgagCAGCAATCGACACCCGCTGATTGGGCAGCTGCGGCCCATCTTTCAAGAGCTAGAGTCGGCCACGCCGCAGACGCTCCCCTCCATCATCCTCAAGCTAGAGTACGTGATTGAGGAAGAAAAGGACGCTTTGTTTCACCGCAACTCCATCAAGTCCTATACGGCCAATGCACGCACGTTCCCCAACTGGCTGaatgcgcagctgcgacaccTGTTTGAGCATCCGCAGACGCACATGGCCGGCGTGCAGGTGCTacgggcgctgctgccagtgGAGTACGTGGAGCTGAATGAGATGACGAAGCTCTTTTcggagctgctggtgcgctgcGTACTGGAGACGGCGGACTACAAGACAGCCctggaggggggagaggtgtGGGGTTTGCTACTCAACAATGGCAGCAGTGTAGCCGAGGGGATCATCATCAACTGCTTACAGTTTTCGTTAGCCTTGCTGATGCGCGGAGGGAACGATGAGACATTCTTGCGTGAAGATGTGAGCCATCACAGCGTCGACAGCGAAGCGACGGTTCGATCGGCCATGTCCCCCTTGGTGGACTCTTCGCGGCAAGGTGAGAATGCCGCCCTCCTGGATGACGATCGGTTCCCCAAGGCAACGAAGCTGTCGGGGTGCATCTTCATTcagcagctggtgcgccgcGTGCCATCGACGATCGCGCCGCACGTGAACAGCATTCTTGAgtgcctgcgccgcgccatcctcgacTCCAACAAGCTTGTGCGCgtgagcggcggcgatgcactCTTTCATACGTTGGCTATTTCCTATCGCTCCACCGACCAAAAATTCTACAGCCACTGGCAGAACACATTTCTCGAAGATGCTGAGCGGAGCGTCATGTacggcagcgacgtcgtCTTACATGGCTGCCTGCTGGCCTTCAATGCCGTACTCTCCGCGACGGCATCGCGTGAGGCGGAAGGGCGAGCAGTCGGCTTCTCCAACCAAGGGCGAAAGCACATTCTGCAGTTCTGGACGTTTATCAACGACAACCTTGTGAGCACCTCGCACAACAGCGACGTGCGCGCCGAGGTGCTCAACGCACTACCGCTGTTGGCTCAGTACGACAGCACTACCTTCAAAGAGTTATCGGTGaagcacgtgcgcgcgctggcggcggtggtgtttGTCGGCACGGAAGGCAAGGATGAGCGGGCAATGGTGTTTCAGGTGCTCGCGCGGCTCTTCACGGTGCTGCCAAGCCTTGTTGTGCCGTTCTTGGACTTCATGATGAAGTACATCGAGGCATCGCTGACACCGCAACCTCTCCGTGACCGCTGCCCTGAGGCTGTGACATGCTTTGCCACGCTCTCTAGCGTAGAGCCGAATGCAGTACGCCCCTTCCTGCGGCCCCTGCTCGGACCCCTATTCGCTGGGTCGGTGACGGAGCACTTTGCGCGCGACGTGGCGAAGATCTGCACGGCCTTCCCAGAGTTGCGGTCGACGTGCTTGTCGAAGGTACTAGAGGCAACAAAGGAACAGTTGCTACGCATGCGTAACCGCCCCCGACACACCAGCGCGTCCGGTGAGACGGACCACTGTGCTATCGTACGCAGCCTCAATTCCCTGGGTCGCCTCGACTTTACTGGATACTCGACGTTGCAGTTCTTGTGCGACGCTGTTATTCGATACGTTTCGGACCCAcacgaggaggtgcgccggAGCGCGATCGACCTGTGCTTCAAGCTGACCCTCTCCGGCTGCTCTCAGTCGCCATGCGAGCGCACAGCCGTCGGTGTCGTGATTCACCGCGGTCGGGAGCACGTGGGCCTGGTGAACACCGTCATCCGGAAACTGGTTAGCGCGGCTGTTGCGGACACCGAAAGCGATATCCGCCTGCACACGCTGGAGCACCTGAGCACGGAGTTTGACTACTCGCTGGCTCTACAGGACATCTGCACAGCACTGTTCCCTGCCCtgcacgaccaccaccagaaCCGCATCGCAGCCGTGCGTCTTCTGGGCCGCCTTTCCAGTCGCAACCCGTCATGCATCCTTCCTATGCTGCGTTGCGTGATGGTGCAGTGCATTATGGACATTCAGCTCTTTCACGAGCCGAAGCGGCAGGAGcaggctgcggtggtgctgagcgcggtggtggagtCCGCTCCTGCGATGGCACGCCCGTACATCTCGTCTCTGCTGCAAGACTGCGTAACGCGGCTGCAGGAAGAGAACAAGCCTGTTCCGGTGATCACGGCGCTCTTGTCGCTTGTCGGGAAGCTCGCGCGGTACGCGGAGAACGACGACGTGGCTGTGGTGGCCGCCATTCGACCGTGTGTTATTCGGCACATCCTCGACTCGTCCAGCATCCAGAAAAAAATCGAGGCCATTCGCGCTTTGGGAGATATCATCCGCACCACAAAGGATGTCGACGTTTACGAGACAAATcccgagctgctgcgcgttcTTCTCTCCGCTCTCCACGGCGGCTTCAAAGAAACGTGGCCGGTGCGAGTGGATGTGTTGAAACTGATGGGAATTATTGGCGCCGTCGATCCTGTTCGTGCCAAGGAGATCACACGTCACTTGCGAGATGGAAGTCtgagcagcagtggcgcggctgccccTGCTGCGTTGCAGCTTTTTTCCTCTCGCGGGGAAGAGGCGATCGCGCAGAATGTCGTCAAGAACGTACTCGGCGTCCTGCAGCTGCCAAGCTTATCGGATGACCAGTGCCTCTGCGCAGTGCAGGTGATCGCAAACACGCTGTCGCTcaaggaggcggcgagcgGGTGTCTGACCCCGATGTATCGCGACATTCTACATACTGTTATTCAGCAAATCACTCTTCAGGCTAAGATACGCGAGAACCTGTTCGGGGTGATGACGCATATCGTGTACCTTTACGGCCAGCACATTCGCCCATACCTGGACGAGCTCATTAGCACGTGCGTCGGCTTCCTTCCTGCTGCGGAGCGCGGCGTCCTTGTGGAGATACTGTGTCTGCTGAGGGAGGGGCGCCGCTCGCTCCGTGAAGAGTTCAGTCCTTCGCTCTCGCTGGTGCTGCCTCCGCTCATCCAGACGGTGCAGGCCGACGCCGCGCACTCCAGCGAGCCTGTCTTCGCCTTCCTCATAGAAATGGGGCATTTGCTTGACGACCACCTCCACAACGTCGTGCCCTGCGTCTGCGAGGTGGCAAGTAATCCTGCTTATCCGGTGGCCTGccgtgcggcggccgcggacGCCATTCGCCACTTTGCTCTTCGACTGCCACGCCTTGTGTTTCACGCGTCGCGCTGCGTGCACTGTCTTTGCCGGGTGCTGAGGGAGATGGAGTCGCATCCCCTGCTGTTTGAGCAGCAGCCAGGAGCATCCGCGGACGCGGCCCAGCGCCGCCCTGCTGCCGACCTAGCGGCTGGCGGAGACACGACGGCTTCAGACGTGCGCAGTTTCGTCGCCGTTACCCTGGACGCAGTGCGCGTCGTCAGCCGCAACCTCGGCAGTGACTTCGAGAAATACACCCCCCTGGTGTTCCCACTGCTGGACGGCTACGGCCAGGACGGGCAGGATGTGAAGGCATTCTCGCTCAGCACTCTGCGCACGAGTGgccgcgtggcggcgcctgAGAACGCTCAggcgcaagaggaggaggtcgcTGCCCGGTATCGCGTCAACACTCAGCAGCTGGCTCAGCGGCGCAAGGCCGCGCTGGAGGACAActttgcgcagctgcgcagcatccTTGTCGCGCGCGATCGGGAGACCGAGGAAGAGTGGAACTTGTGGTTGAAGCAGCTGGCAGTGGAGCTGCTACGGTCGAGTCCGTCGAACGCGCATGGCTTTGCCTTTGCCCTAGCTCAGCTGCACGAGCCCTTTGCGCGGCAAATGCTGCACTCCGCCTTCGCCGTATGCTACGCGGAAATGGAGCCGCGCACCAAGGAGACGGTTCGCGCTCTTCTCGGCAACGTACTCCGCAGCGACCGCGTGCCGtccgaggtgctgcaggagctgctgaacCTGTCCGAGTACATGGAGCGACTGGAGATGCGCTTTAACCCAAAGGAAGGCTCGCACAGCACGTATGCCGGGCTGCTTTTCGACTTGAAGACGTTGATGGAGAGCAGCGAGCGCTGCAACTTGTACGCCAAGGCGCTGCACTACGTCGAGATTCAGTTCTACGAGGCGACGTACGAGTACGAGCGCAACGTGATGCGCGGCCACGtgcacccgctgccgccggagAAGTGGAGTAAGCTTGTACAGTGGTGCGAGAAGAGCATTTACCTGTGCAACCTGCTGGGACTGCGCGAGAGCGCGGAGGGGATGCTCAAGTACATCCAGCGCAATTTTTCGTTCCTGACCGGCAAGCCTCCGTCAGAGTTGCCCTTTATGATGgacgcgcagctcctcgagaAGCTGCAGTGGTGGTCTCAGAGTTTGCGGGCGTATGAGAAGGGCCTGCAGGCGGAGCCGAACAAGTTCAGCAACATGGTTGGCCTCATGCGCTCCCTCGACAACCTCGGCGACTACGGTCGGCTGCTGGAGTCGTGGAAGCTCTTCCACCCCCGCATCACACGTAAGGAGGCCTCTGAGCTGGCTCCGTATGGCGCCCACGCagcgtggctgctgcggtgctgggACGACATGGAAAAGATCACCGCTTACATGACAGATGACGGCTACGTTGGCACGACCGCTGTCTTTTACCGCGCTGTGCTCGCCACCCACAAGCTTCAGTTCCACGACGCCGTACCGGTGATTCAAAACTGCCGCAAACGACTCGACTCGACGCTGTCGGCACTCGTGGCAGAAAGCTACGACCGCGCCTACGGTCTGTTTGTTGGAATCCAGCAGCTGAGTGAGCTGGAGGAGTTCGCGTTTGTCGCGGACAATCCGCAGGGCCTCAACCACTGGCAGGAGCTGTGGGAGAAGCGGCTGGCTGCCATGGCCTACGAAGGCTGGCCCGGCACGCTTGCGAACCACACGCTTGTCATCCCACTggcgcaggagctggagatgTGGCTTCGGTTCGTGTCGCTGTCGCGCGTGCACGGTCGAGACCGCACATCGCGCGACATCCTGTTCGAGCTGCTGGGCAGGCAGACCATTGCGGCCGCACTGgagcagccgcggctgccgcaacCTCCAATTGCCCTCGCCGCCTGCCAGCACTTCTACGACATCAACGAGCGCGAAAAGGCGGTCGAGCTGCTTGAAACCTACCTGAAGAAGATGGACCAGGCATCCCCCTCGCTGCTGGGCATCGGTGGGGGTCAAGCGAGCCTGGCCATGTGCCATGCAAAGTTGGCGAGCTGGCTCTTCACCGtggcgaagaagaagcggcagAACGTTGATGCGCACTACCGCGAGTACATCCGTCACCACCTTGAGAAAGCGACCAGCCTCGACAGCACCAACGGCACGATTTGGCACACGTGGGCGCGGTTCAACCACGATCTTGTCACACACCGCTCCCGCGGTGCGGCGAGCGAGGTTCGCCGCGACGAGCACGTTAAACACATCGTGGCTGCCATGGACGGCTACGTGCGGAGCGTGTCCTGCTCGCAGGAGCTCGAAGACATGCTAGGGTTTCTCTCCTTGTGGTTCATTcatgccgcgctgccgcaggtgcaggagaatgcggcgctgcaggcggagaTTCTTCAGGTGAGCCCGACGGTGTGGCTTAAGGTTCTTCCCCAAATCATCGCCCGTTTGCACTCGCGCGACGCCGTTGTGTCCGAGTCCGTCTTTCAGCTGCTCACCATTGTCGCCAAGGCGCACCCGCAGGCGCTCCTGTACAACCTCAATGTCACGCTGAACTCCAGCGTGCGGGGTACAGAGAGCAACACGACGGAGCAGATGGAGCGCaagcaggcggcgcagcggttGCTCGGCCGCATCAAGGAGATGCACAACCATGGTCGAACAATGGTCAAGGACGCCGCCCTTGTCTGCCAGGAGCTCGTGCGTTGCGCAGTGCTCTGGACGGAGCTGTGGTTTGACGAGCTTGAGCGAGCGTGGTTTCAGTGGGGGCGCGACAAGAACGCCCACAACGTCTTTCTTGCCCTTCAGCCGCTGCTTGAGCAGCTGTCGCACCCCAACACCCTCGCCGAGTCGCACTTTGTGGCCGAGTTCGGTGAGCTACTTGGTGGCGCCTGCGAGTACGTGGAAAAGGCCGCGTCGACCGGCAACAACGTCTACATGGAGGATGCGTGGAACCGCTTCAAGACGGCTGTGAAGCGGATGGATGAGCAGATCAACGGTATGACCTCACTTGCCCTTCAGCTCGTGAGCCCGCGTCTGATGCAAAGCGGCAAGGACCTGTCGCTGGTGGTGCCAGGGCAGTACAACGAGGCCGGCGTGTACCCGCGAATCGCCTCCTTCCAAACCACGTTGAGGGTGATGAACTCCAAGCAACACCCGCGTCGTCTTTATATGACCGGCACGGATGGCGTCTTGTACAAGTTTCTCCTCAAGGGTCACGAAGATCTGCGGCTCGACGAGCGCGtcatgcagctgctggcATTCGTGAACACACTGCTGGAAAAGCACTCGGCTATCCAGCGCCGTGACTGCATGATCCAGGTATTCTCTGTCACCCCCCTCAGCGAGAATGCGGGGCTGGTTGGGTGGGTCGACAACTGCGACACACTGCACCAACTCATTAAGGACTACCGCGTGCACTCCAAGTACCTCTCGATTGAGATGAACCTGATGCTGAGCTTCAACGTCGACCTGGACCGGCTTCAGGTGATTCAACATGTCGAACCGTTCGAGTTTGCACTGGAGCAGACGGAGGGCGCCGACCTCGCCAACTCGCTCTGGATGCGCGCGCCAAGCGCTGAGTCGTGGTTGGACCGGCGCACCACTTATGTCTGTTCGCTTGCCACCATGTCCATGGTTGGTCACATTTTGGGCCTTGGCGACCGTCACCCGTCGAACCTGATGATCCACTCCTTTAGTGGTCGCGTCGTGCACATCGACTTTGGCGACTGCTTCGACGTGGCGCAAAACCGCAGCGCGTTCCCAGAGAAAGTGCCATTCCGGCTGACTCGAATGCTGGTCAAGGCCATGGAGATGGGCGGCATCGACGGACTCTTccgccacggctgcatcACGGTGATGggtgtgctgcgcgaggagggtAGCAGCATTCTGGCTCTGCTGGAGGCTTTTGTGCACGACCCGCTTGTGTCGTGGTGGCGCGACGAGTCGGAAGACGGGACGACCGCATCTTCTGCCgtcgcgtcggcggcgcaaagcagcagcatgcCGTCTGCCGTTCCGGCTGCGGCACTCGGACACTATTCGCAGCGCGCCGCCTACACGGCCATTGGTGAGTCCTTTCACAAGTCTCGCACCGCCTTTGCTTGTcgcacgccggcgtcgcgcTCGTTGGCGCCGCGTGGTCGCTCCTTGCGCGCACCACAGGCTTCGATCGTCTCCAgcccctctgcgccgcctgcccTCGTCTCCGATCCGTCGTCAGACATTTTAAGCAACATGTCAGTCAATCAAACCAGCGAGGCAAAGAAAGTGGTCAATCGCATCCGCGAAAAGCTCGAGGGCCGCGAGTTTGCCGCGTCGCAGCTCCAAGCCAGTGCCTCGGCGCACGCGGCAGATGGCGTAGGTGTGGCCATGAAGGGACCAGCGGACGAGGGCCCAATGACGAGTGTTCGCTTGGGCAGTGCTGCGTCTGCAGCACCAATGACGAGCGGCGAAGACGGGCTTTCTGTTCAGGCGCAGGTGAGTCGGCTCATCTCGGAGGCCACCTCCAACGAGAACCTGTGCGTCCACTTCCAAGGCTGGTGCCCGTTTTGGTGA